From one Botrytis cinerea B05.10 chromosome 7, complete sequence genomic stretch:
- the Bcidh2 gene encoding Bcidh2, translating to MLAIRSFGAPARRQCIQVSSRAWKPAAVQARRTYATEKSKIAQFHGQKGSDGLYTVSLIEGDGIGPEISQSVKDIFTAAKAPIKWEPVDVTPQLRDGKTTIPAETIESINRNKVALKGPLATPIGKGHVSLNLTLRRTFNLFANVRPCRSIAGYKTPYDNVDTVLIRENTEGEYSGIEHVVVDGVVQSIKLITREASERVLRFAFQYAEDINKLKVRAVHKATIMKMSDGLFLSTANRVSKDFPAVEFDSELLDNTCLKIVTDPTPYNDKVLVMPNLYGDILSDMCAGLIGGLGLTPSGNIGDECSIFEAVHGSAPDIAGKALANPTALLLSSIMMLRHMGLNDHAKRIETAIFDVLAEGKTLTGDLGGSSKTHEYAGAIISRL from the exons ATGTTAGCAATTAGATCTTTTGGCGCTCCTGCGCGAAGACAGTGCATCCAAGTATCTTCACGTGCTTGGAAACCAGCCGCTGTCCAG GCCCGCCGCACATATGCTACCGAGAAATCCAAGATTGCCCAATTCCACGGTCAAAAGGGTTCAGAT GGACTTTACACAGTCAGTTTGATTGAGGGTGATGGTATCGGTCCAGAGATTTCCCAATCCGTGAAGGATATCTTCACAGCCGCCAAG GCACCGATCAAGTGGGAACCAGTTGACGTTACCCCGCAACTCCGGGACGGAAAGACCACTATCCCCGCAGAGACTATCGAGAGTATCAACAGAAACAAGGTCGCTTTGAAGGGTCCTCTAGCA ACCCCTATCGGCAAAGGACATGTATCTTTGAACCTTACCCTCCGCCGAACATTCAACCTTTTCGCCAACGTTCGACCATGTCGCTCAATCGCAGGATACAAGACACCATACGATAACGTTGATACCGTTCTTATCCGTGAGAACACTGAGGGAGAATACTCCGGTATTGAGCACGTTGTGGTAGACGGAGTCGTACAAAGCATCAAGCTTATTACAAGGGAAGCCAGTGAGCGTGTTCTACGATTCGCATTCCAATACGCCGAAGATATCAACAAGTTGAAGGTTCGAGCTGTTCACAAGGCCACAATCATGAAGATGAGTGATGGTCTTTTCTTGAGCACCGCAAACAGAGTTTCCAAGGACTTCCCAGCCGTCGAGTTTGATTCTGAATTACTTGACAATACTTGCCTGAAGATTGTTACCGACCCAACTCCATACAACGACAAAGTTTTGGTTATGCCTAACCTTTACGGAGACATTCTCTCAGATATGTGCGCTGGTCTTATTGGTGGTCTTGGTCTTACTCCTTCCGGAAACATTGGAGATGAATGCTCTATCTTCGAGGCTGTTCACGGATCTGCACCGGATATTGCCGGCAAGGCTCTTGCCAACCCTACCGCTCTTCTCCTCAGTTCCATCATGATGTTAAGACACATGGGTTTGAACGACCACGCAAAGAGAATAGAGACTGCCATTTTCGACGTTTTGGCAGAAGGAAAGACCTTGACTGGTGATTTGGGTGGAAGTTCCAAGACTCATGAGTATGCTGGAGCGATTATCAGCCGTTTGTAG
- the Bcrot1 gene encoding Bcrot1, whose protein sequence is MFISDVTNSIPKWKFMLAIQKLIHRQLPSSNMAPLVLPSVLIASAYLLSTVSAEPNVAELVGTWSTKSAAVLTGPGFYNPVNDTLLEPTHTGISYSFTEDGYYEEAYYRAVSNPAKPSCVSSIMQWQHGKFVLNADGSLSLSPFSVDGRQLQSAPCTADSATYTRYNQSETLQKYQVYTDPYTKLTRLDLYQFDGTPVNPMFLAYSPALMLPTETLNPTTSATSTSSSKMKRWLGYGDEPEEPTTSEGYLLPLNRNAKHISRGIEQPSLINRIDLDLVWWAGVGLTIFGGAAYLL, encoded by the exons ATGTTTATTAGCGATGTTACGAATTCCATCCCTAAATGGAAGTTCATGCTCGCAATTCAAAAACTTATCCATCGACAACTACCATCCAGCAATATGGCACCACTCGTTCTGCCTTCAGTATTAATCGCGAGCGCATACTTACTGTCAACTGTGTCCGCAGAGCCAAATGTAGCTGAGCTTGTTGGAACATGGTCTACGAAGTCCGCCGCAGTGTTGACTGGCCCC GGCTTTTACAATCCAGTTAACGATACACTACTCGAACCTACTCATACTGGAATCTCATATTCTTTCACCGAAGATGGCTACTATGAAGAGGCATACTATCGAGCGGTCTCAAATC CTGCCAAACCGAGCTGTGTGTCTTCGATAATGCAATGGCAACACGGTAAATTCGTCTTGAACGCCGATGGATCTCTTAGTTTGAGTCCCTTTAGTGTGGATGGTCGTCAATTGCAATCTGCTCCATGTACTGCCGATAGTGCGACATACACACGATACAATCAGAGCGAGACACTTCAG AAATATCAAGTCTACACGGATCCTTATACGAAGTTAACTCGACTTGATCTTTACCAATTTGACGGGACACCTGTAAACCCGATGTTTTTAGCCTATAGCCCCGCTCTGATGCTCCCTACTGAAACCCTCAATCCTACAACATCAGCAACGTCAACTTCGAGCTCTAAAATGAAGCGGTGGCTGGGATACGGGGACGAACCAGAAGAACCCACGACTTCGGAAGGTTATCTCCTTCCTCTCAACAGGAACGCCAAGCATATTAGTCGCGGTATTGAGCAACCTTCACTTATCAATCGCATCGATCTTGACCTCGTTTGGTGGGCTGGGGTTGGATTGACCATCTTTGGAGGCGCGGCATATCTGTTATGA
- the Bcfau1 gene encoding Bcfau1, with the protein MASSAALKSSKKELRLSIKKLLSTVTNESVHAQSAAVLHRLINFQPYQQAKRIGIYLAMPTGELQTDAIVRHALESGKQVFVPYLHKSSYQSPDTPRSVMDMVDLRSLADFEALKRDSWGIPTIPAETVGERESILKTVSSKGGLDMILLPGVAFDIDPKSSFIRRLGHGKGFYDYFLHRYRQESGSQMTDPANPGTNVLLYGLALEEQFLNSGAEISVPVGEHDSLLHGLLLGDGEIKDGLVSRE; encoded by the exons ATGGCTTCATCAGCAGCATTGAAGTCGAGCAAAAAGGAGCTCCGTCTCTCGATCAAAAAGCTTCTGTCTACAGTTACAAATGAGTCCGTACATGCTCAAA GTGCGGCTGTTCTTCACAGACTCATCAATTTCCAACCATATCAACAAGCCAAACGAATAGGGATATATCTGGCTATGCCAACTGGGGAATTACAGACTGATGCGATTGTACGCCACGCTTTGGAATCTGGAAAACAGGTCTTCGTGCCTTACCTTCATAAATCTAGTTATCAGTCACCTGATACACCTCGTTCCGTGATGGATATGGTGGACCTTCGTAGCCTTGCAGATTTTGAAGCCTTGAAAAGAGATAGCTGGGGAATTCCCACAATCCCCGCAGAGACTGTGGGTGAACGAGAAAGTATATTGAAGACTGTTTCAAGCAAAGGTGGCCTAGATATGATACTCTTGCCTGGGGTGGCCTTTGACATTGATCCTAAAAGCAGCTTCATAAGACGCCTTGGACACGGCAAAGGTTTCTATGACTACTTCTTGCATCGATACAGACAGGAGTCAGGGTCACAAATGACAGATCCAGCGAATCCAGGAACAAATGTATTGCTCTATGGTTTGGCTCTTGAGGAGCAATTCTTGAACTCTGGAGCAGAAATCTCAGTGCCAGTAGGAGAGCATGATAGTCTTCTCCACGGACTTTTGTTGGGAGATGGTGAGATTAAAGATGGTCTTGTGTCCAGAGAATAG
- the Bcsme1 gene encoding Bcsme1 yields the protein MNRGGGGGRKVLLPPINFIFKLLQQHTPVSIWLYEQLGIRIEGKIRGFDEFMNLVLDDAVEVRQATKDKEESRRALGQILLKGDNVSLIQSASG from the exons ATGAATCGAGGCGGTGGAGGTGGCCGAAAGGTCCTTCTTCCCCCAATCAACTTCATTTTCAAGCTGCTCCAACAGCATACGCCTGTGTCTATTTGGTTATACGAGCAATTGGGAATCAGAATCGAAGGAAAGATCAGG GGTTTCGACGAATTCATGAACTTGGTGCTCGATGATGCAGTGGAGGTCAGGCAAGCTACAAAGGACAAAGAAGAGAGTCGCAGGGCGCTGG GACAAATTCTCTTGAAGGGTGATAATGTTTCGTTAATCCAGAGCGCAAGTGGATAA
- the Bcmtr10 gene encoding Bcmtr10 produces the protein MVAVATNGNGPQDAFTPVIAALNTMRDGQRGQKEAAHSFLESFQKSAEAWQITIGILSSNAEPDAKLFAATTLRGKITYDVQQIPSDSLPALRNQLLELLKVFATGPRPIRIQLCVCLAILAIQMTTWKDVVPMVVSTLGNSAESLACVLDFLKVLPEEVTEGRKITLTEDELQQRTQELLGDNTAQVVQLLIAYAQSSESAATNPQLLEVITSWLREVPVADIVNSPLLPVIFNALNNDRSFEAATDCLCAIFKETREVDEYMPTIEILLPRVLALQPRIAQAAQEEDSESFKGFTRIFAEAGEAWVVLIAREPKVFRPLVEAILECTHRDFDKDAISLTFIFWYELKLYLILEMYIEARMQYVDVYSSLVDIMMKHLEFPTADGADETDLFDGDRDAEEKFREFRHHMGDVLKDCCEIMGVTPCLTKVYDAIKAWMGSYASQATAASVPHWQQLEAPLFGMRAMGRLVDKDEDIILPQIIPLLVQIPHHEKLRFATIMVLGRYTEWTSNHPEFLESQFQYIVSSFTTDSKEIVRAAAMAMKFICSDCKHLLGGQVVQLQQFYDQTLDKLPGVSQEELTEGVASVVAVQPPSQTYQLMKLYCDPLMSRLMALANQANDEESKLQVADHMQLITLFIQIVTPWIESSQDHPAVKYCQEIFPILSTILDSFMTFTPICERVCRTWRYMIISYRTSMAPLLPQMANKLAEGFAASRQGCFLWVTSAILREFSEDREHVDEQTTESIYTFFEAQSTAMLKAMADLPPQDLPDVIEDFYRLLLDALLYYPHKMIRSHLFTPIFRAAIAALDLEQREPLSAVLHYIRDVISYGGDNPSSSASNINPPEIQQLVRQLILANGNELVKGIMKGMMISFPGDCFTDGSGVLLGLFEILPQETASWVDGILRMLPAGTVREAEIDRLMNSIREKLSIGHDGVRKVRSLLQDFTNTYRRRYVAPRDGLGRLEATRFQYSG, from the exons ATGGTCGCTGTTGCCACGAACGGGAATGGCCCGCAAGATGCCTTCACTCCCGTTATTGCAGCTTTAAATACTATGCGCGATGGTCAGCGGGGACAGAAGGAGGCAGCGCATAGTTTTCTAGAGAGTTTCCAGAAGTCG GCAGAGGCATGGCAGATCACGATTGGCATCTTATCATCAAATGCTGAGCCAGATGCGAAGCTCTTTGCGGCTACCACTTTGAGAGGAAAG ATTACATATGACGTTCAACAAATACCTAGCGACTCCTTACCAGCTCTAAGGAATCAGCTTTTAGAGCTCTTGAAAGTGTTTGCGACAGGACCACGACCGATTCGAATCCAACTATGCGTTTGCTTGGCCATTCTAGCTATACAGATGACAACTTGGAAGGATGTAGTGCCGATGGTAGTATCAACTTTAGGGAACTCCGCAGAAAGCCTCGCCTGCGTTCTAGACTTCTTGAAAGTTCTTCCAGAAGAAGTCACCGAAGGACGAAAGATCACTTTGACA GAAGATGAGCTTCAACAGAGAACTCAGGAATTATTGGGAGATAACACCGCCCAAGTTGTACAACTGCTGATTGCATATGCACAATCATCTG AATCTGCGGCGACAAACCCACAACTTCTTGAAGTCATTACATCTTGGCTCCGCGAAGTGCCTGTTGCCGACATAGTTAACTCTCCTCTCTTACCGGTAATATTTAATGCCCTGAACAACGACCGTTCCTTCGAAGCTGCGACAGATTGTCTTTGTGCTATATTTAAGGAGACTCGCGAGGTTGATGAGTATATGCCTACCATCGAAATACTTTTACCTCGTGTATTAGCGCTTCAGCCTCGCATTGCGCAAGCTGCACAGGAAGAAGATTCTGAGTCATTCAAAGGCTTTACTCGCATTTTCGCCGAAGCTGGTGAAGCATGGGTTGTCTTGATTGCTCGTGAGCCCAAGGTCTTCCGCCCTTTGGTCGAAGCAATTTTAGAATGTACTCACAGAGATTTTGATAAGGATGCCATATCTCTTACTTTCATCTTCTGGTATGAACTCAAACTATATCTCATCCTTGAGATGTACATCGAAGCTCGCATGCAATATGTGGATGTATACTCTAGTCTCGTTGACATCATGATGAAGCACCTGGAATTCCCTACAGCCGATGGCGCAGATGAAACGGACTTGTTTGATGGTGATAGGGACGCAGAGGAAAAGTTTCGGGAGTTCCGTCACCACATGGGAGACGTTCTCAAAGATTGTTGTGAGATTATGGGCGTTACACCATGCCTCACAAAGGTTTACGACGCTATAAAGGCGTGGATGGGCTCCTATGCTAGTCAGGCAACAGCAGCCTCTGTGCCACATTGGCAACAGCTCGAAGCACCTCTCTTTGGTATGCGTGCGATGGGACGATTGGTCGATAAAGACGAAGACATTATACTCCCCCAAATCATACCTCTCCTCGTTCAGATTCCTCATCACGAAAAACTTCGATTTGCAACCATCATGGTATTAGGTCGTTACACGGAGTGGACTTCTAACCATCCCGAATTTCTAGAGTCCCAATTCCAGTATATTGTATCGTCATTTACAACAGACTCGAAGGAAATCGTTCGAGCCGCTGCCATGGCAATGAAATTCATTTGCAGTGATTGCAAACACTTACTCGGTGGGCAAGTTGTACAACTGCAACAATTTTACGACCAGACTCTGGACAAATTACCTGGAGTTAGTCAAGAAGAGTTAACAGAAGGTGTTGCatctgttgttgctgttcaACCACCATCACAAACATATCAACTCATGAAGTTGTATTGTGATCCATTGATGTCTAGGCTAATGGCCTTGGCAAATCAAGCTAACGATGAAGAATCAAAGCTTCAAGTGGCTG ATCACATGCAACTGATTACCTTGTTCATACAGATTGTTACTCCTTGGATCGAGTCAAGTCAAGATCATCCGGCTGTAAAATACTGCCAAGAGATCTTCCCAATTCTGTCGACCATTTTAGACTCATTCATGACTTTCACTCCAATTTGTGAACGAGTTTGTCGTACATGGAGATATATGATCATATCTTATCGTACATCAATGgctcctctccttcctcaaaTGGCCAACAAACTTGCAGAAGGCTTTGCAGCGTCAAGACAGGGCTGTTTCCTTTGGGTTACTAGTGCCATCTTACGCGAATTTTCTGAGGACCGGGAGCACGTCGACGAACAAACCACGGAGTCAATCTATACCTTCTTTGAAGCCCAATCCACGGCGATGCTGAAGGCCATGGCTGATCTCCCACCTCAAGATCTTCCTGACGTCATCGAGGATTTCTACCGTCTCCTACTCGATGCTTTACTCTACTATCCCCACAAGATGATTCGATCGCATCTCTTCACACCAATATTCAGAGCTGCCATCGCTGCTTTGGATCTCGAGCAACGCGAGCCGCTATCTGCGGTTCTACACTACATTCGAGATGTCATCAGTTACGGTGGTGACAATCCTTCAAGTTCAGCCTCCAACATTAATCCACCCGAGATTCAACAATTGGTTAGGCAGCTTATTCTCGCTAATGGCAACGAGTTGGTGAAAGGAATCATGAAAGGCATGATGATTAGTTTCCCAGGAGACTGCTTTACTGACGGCAGTGGTGTTCTTCTTGGTTTATTCGAGATACTTCCACAAGAAACTGCCAGCTGGGTTGATGGCATTCTACGCATGTTACCAGCTGGAACCGTCAGAGAAGCAGAAATCGATCGATTAATGAACAGCATTCGTGAAAAACTCAGTATCGGCCATGATGGTGTTCGAAAGGTTCGCAGCTTATTGCAAGACTTTACAAACACCTATCGAAGACGTTATGTTGCTCCTAGGGATGGGTTGGGCCGACTTGAGGCCACTAGGTTTCAATACAGCGGTTAG